GCTCGATGCGCAGCTCAATCTTGCCAACGCGCTTTTCGATGCGGGCCGCCACGCGGATTCGATCCGCCACTACGACAACGCGCTCGCCGCAACGCCGGACGATGCGGGCGCTTGGACGCGACGCGGCGACGCGCAACAATTGCTCGGCGACAATGCCGGCTGCGTGGAGAGCTACAAACGCGCGCTCGCACTTGCCGCCAATGCGCCCGCGACCTGGTACAATCTGGGCCTCGCGTTGCGCAAGCTCGAGCGGCCGGCCGAATCGCTCGAAGCGGTCGAACGCGCCATCGCCCTGCGTCCGGCCTACGGCGACGCGCTGAAGCTTGCGGGTAATGCGCTCACCACGCTCGGCCGCATGCGCGAGGCGGGCGAACGCTTTGCGGCCGCGTTGGCGCTGAAGCCCGACGATGCCGAGCTCGAAAGCGGCCTTGCGCACGCGCTCCACATGCAAGGCCAGCACGAAGAAGCACGTGGACACTACGACCGCGCAATCGCCTTGCGCCCCGGCTTCACCGAGGCCTATTTCAACCGGGCCGTGCTGTCGCTCGAAACGCTCGACATGGCAGCCGGGCTCGCGGATTTTGAAAACGCGATCGCGTCGGACCCCAACCATTCGATGGCGCACCGCGCTGCGAGTGCCGTGCTACTCGCGACCGGCGACTTCAAGCGCGGCTGGGACGAATACGAATGGCGCTGGCGAGGCTCGCAGCCCGACGACCGCAACCGCGATTTCGGCGCGCCGCGCTGGCAGGGCGATTTCGATCTCGCGGGCAGGCGCATTCTGCTGCATGCCGAGCAAGGTTTCGGCGACACGATCCAGTTCGTACGCTACGTGCCGATGGTGGCGGCCTTGGGCGCGCGCATCGTGCTCGAAGTGCAGCCCGCATTGAAGCCGCTGTTTGCGGGCATGGCGCATGTCGAAACGCTGATCGGCTGGCGCGATCCCCTTCCGCCGGTCGATTGCCATTGCCCGCTGATGAGCCTGCCGCACGCGTTCGGCACCACGCTCGAGACGATCCCGGCGCCCATATCCTATTTGGCGGCCGAGCCTGCGCGCGTCGAAGCCTGGCGCGCGTATTTGGGCGACAAGCCGGGCTTGCGCGTGGGCTTTGCGTGCTCGGGCAGCACGACCCATAAAAACGACGCCAATCGCTCGATCCCGATCGACGCGTTCTTGGGCGTGGCGAGCGGCACCGAGCGCTTCTTCTGCCTGCAGAAGGATTTCCGCGCGGCCGACCGTGCGTGGCTCGCAAACCGGCCCGACATCGCCGTTCTCAACGACAAGCTGCACCATTTTGCCGACACGGCGGCCCTCATCGCAGCACTCGATTTGGTGCTGTGCGTCGACACCTCGGTGGCGCACCTCGCGGGTGCCCTCGGCAAGCCGGTGTGGGTGCTGGTCCCCTACAATGCCGATTGGCGTTGGCTGCAAAAGCGCAGCGACAGCCCCTGGTATCCGAGCATGCGGCTATTCCGCCAGAGGCGAACCGGCGATTGGCGCGACGCGCTGGCGGAAGTCGCGGACGCCTTGCGCAAAGGTCCCACGCCATGACGGGCACGGCCAAAGCCTTGGTGCGGCGCATGGCGGATGTGCGCTACGCCACGCGCTTCTTCGTGGGTGCCGGCATCGATATCGGGGCCGGCAGCGATCCCTTGTCGCTTTATGCCGAACAGTTCCCGCTGATGACGCGTTTGCGCGTGTGGGACATGCCCGACGGCGACGCGCAGAAGCTCGCAACCATTCCCGACGACAGCCTCGATTTTGCGCATTCGAGCCATTGCCTCGAGCATATGGTCGATCCGATGGCGGCGTTGCAGCGCTGGTTTGCGGTGGTCAAACCCGGCGGCCATCTCGTGCTGCTGATCCCGGACGAGGATCTCTACGAGCAGGGCATTTGGCCGTCGAACAAAAACACCGACCACAAATGGACCTTCTCGCTCTACAAAAAACGCTCGTGGAGTGCCAAATCGATCAACGTGCTCGCACTGCTCACGCAGCTTCCGCCGAGTGCCGAGACGGTCAAACTCGAGAAGCTCGACGCCTCCTACCGCTATCGCCTGCCGCCGCTCGACCAGACGCTGACGCCGATCGGCGAATGCGGCATCGAGATCGTGCTGCGCAAGCGACCGCAAATCGAAGTCGATGCGGGCGGCCGCCTGCCGAAGCAAGGCACGCTGAGCCGTGCCGAAATACACGCGCTGACCGGCCTCAATGTCGGGCCTGCACCCGCACCAGCGCCCGCCCCTGCCGCGACGCCCGCGCCAGCGCCAGCCCCCGCTGCGCCGGATATCGGCGACTTGCTGAACCGCGCGGTTGCGGCCCAGCAGGCGCGAAACTTCCCGGCAGCCGAAGCGCTCTATCGCGAGGTTTTGGCGCTAAGCCCGGACAATTTCGACGCAACGCATTTGCTGGGCGTGCTCTACCGCCAGCGCGGCGACAGTGCTTTGGCTGTGGGCCAGATCCGCAAGGCGCTTGTCTTGGCGCCGCGCAGTGCGACCGCCTACGGCAATCTCGGCAATGCGTTGCGCGACGTCAGACGCTTCGACGAAGCGCTGGCTTGCTACGAATCGGTACTGGCCCTGCAGCCGCAGAATGCCGAAGCGCATTTCCAGCGCGGCAATATTCTGCGCGATCTGGGCCAGCACGAAGCGGCGGCCGGTGCCTACAGCGATTCGCTCGCCTTGCGCCCAAACAATGCCGATACGCTGAACGGCCTCGGCAATTCGCACTACAGTCTCGAACGGCCGCTCGAGGCGGTCGAAGCCTATCGCGCGGCGCTCGGCGCCAACCCCGAATTTGCCGATGCCTACAGCAATTGCGCGGTCGTGCTGCGCGTGCTTGGCCGCCACGACGAAGCGCTCGCCTATTACGAAAAAGCGCTCGCACTGAAGCCCGATTTCCACGAGGCCGAAACCAATCGCGGCGTGGCGCTGTGCGATCTCGGCCGCTATGCGGAAGCCCGCGAAGGCTACGCGCGCGTGCTGGCGGCAAAGCCCGACGATCCGCTCGCGCGCATGAACAGTGCGATGTGCGCGCTTCTGTTGGGCGATTTCGCGGAAGGCTGGCCCAACTACGAATGGCGCTGGCAGGCCGGCAATTTCCCGAAGCCCCAACTCGACGTGCCGCAATGGATGGGCGAAGCCGATCTTACGGGCAAACGCATTCTGCTCTATGCCGAGCAGGGACTCGGCGACACGATCCAGTTCGTGCGCTACGCGCCCTTGGTGGCAGCGCGCGGGGCCCGCGTGGTCGTGCAGGCGCAAGCCGCCCTCAAGTCGCTACTCCAGACGCTCGACGGCGTCGAGTCGGTGCTCGACCAAGACGAAAAACTGCCGCCGATCGACCTGCAGTGCCCGCTGATGAGCCTGCCGCTCGCATTCGATACGCACCTTGCGACGATCCCGGCGGCGACCCCCTACCTTCGCGCGGACAAAAAGCGCGTCGCCGCTTGGCTTAAAAAACTAGGCCAAAAAGACAGAAAGCGCGTCGGCCTCGTTTGGTCCGGCAACACGGCGCACAAAAACGACCGCAACCGCTCGATTCCGCTGGCCGAGCTGGCGCCCCTTTTCGCCGCCGACGTCGTGTTTTTCAGCCTGCAGAAGGAAATGCGCGACGAAGACGCTGAAACCGCTAAGAAATTTCCAAATTTCACGCATTTCGGCGCAACGCTGCGCGATTTCGCCGATACGGCCGCCTTGGTCGAGACAATGGATATTGTGGTCGCCGTCGATACGTCCGTACTCCATCTAGCCGGCGCTTTGGGCAAGCCAACGCTCGCTTTGGTTGCCTTCAACCCGGATTGGCGCTGGCTGCTCGACCGCAATGACTCGCCATGGTATCCGAATACCGAACTTGTGCGCCAAAACGCGCGTGGCGATTGGTCGGATGCGTTGAAAAGAATTTATAATAGATTAACAAAATTAGGATAATTAAGCCAAAAAATTTGCTATTGATTATTTATCTAAAATTCGACATAACTTATCCGATAATGGAACAGGCTATTTTGCTGAGCTTTTCGAGTCTCTAAGCGAAATGCGACGCAAAATGTAATCTTGACCCGCTTGACTCGTTTCTTGTCATCATGATAACTCTTGGTTATTCTCGAATTCAAACCTCCAGAAGGGAGACCGTATTATGCCCGTTACTCTTGGCGCCGCAGGCGGCACCTACACGTTCGTCTCGGCCGATACCGTAACGGGCGGCGCTGGCGATGATACGCTCGTCTTCTCGGACGCACTTACAACCGGCCTAATCACCCTTGCAGCCGGCAACGACCAGCTCACGCTGGGCGCGGCAGGCACAGTCGGCAACACAGTCACGGTCACCAACGTCGAAACCATCGTCGGCAGCACGCTCGCCGACTCGGTGACGCTCGGTGCAGCACTCGCGGCAGGCTCGATCGACCTCGGCAACGGTAACGATCGCCTCGTCCTCGGCGGCTCCACGACCAACACGCTCACGATCAACAACGTCGAAACGCTGGTCGGCAGTGCGGGTGCCGACACGGTCACCTTCGAAAATTCGGTCAACGGCGCCACGGTCGATCTCGCGGCCGGCAGCGATCGCCTGATCCTGGGCGGCACCGCCGCCAACACGCTGACGATCAGCAACGTCGAAACCCTGGTCGGCAGCACGAACGGCGACACGGTAACGCTGAATTCCGCCGCCACGACCGGCGCCATCGATCTCGACGACGGCAACGACCGCCTCGTCCTCGCCAACGTCGCCAACACAGTTACGGTCACCAACGTCGAAACGCTCGTCGCCGGCACGGTTGCCGACACGATCACGCTGGGCAGCCAGATCACGTCGGGCACCATCGACCTCAACGCCGGCAACGACCGGTTGATTCTCGGAAACTTCGAAAACACGCTGACGGTCGTCAACGTCGAAACGCTGGTCGGCGGCACGACGGCCGACACGGTCACGCTCGGCACGGCGATCACGGTCGGCACGCTCGATCTCGCCGCCGGCGACGACAGCCTCACGCTCGGCAACTTCGCCAATACCGTCACCCTCACCAACATTGAAACCGTCGTCGGCGGCACAACCTCGGATACGGTCACGCTGTCTTCCGGCACCACGGCCGGCACGGTCGATCTGGGTGCGGGCAACGACCGCCTGGTCCTCGCGGGCGGTGCAAACACGGTTACGGTCTCGAACGTCGAAACGCTGGTCGGCGGCACGGGCACCGACACGGTCACGCTGGGCGCGCAAATCACGGCCGGTACGATCGACCTCGGAGCCGGCAACGACCGCCTGATCCTCGACACGACCGCCAACACGCTCACTGTCGTGAACGTCGAAACGCTCGTCGCCAACTCGGACAACGACACGGTCACCTTCGGCTCGGCCATCACGACTGGTTCTGTCGACCTGCTCGACGGCAACGACCAGTTGATCCTCGGCAACTTCGCCAACACGGTCACGGTGTCGAACGCCGAAACGCTGCTCGGCGGCACGGCGTCCGACACGGTAACGCTCGGCTCCCAGCTCACGGCCGGCACGGTCGATCTGCGCGCTGGTACCGACCGCCTGATCCTCGGCAACTTTGAAAACACCCTCACGGTCGCTAACGTCGAAACCATCGTCGGCGGTACCACGCTCGACACGGTCACGATCGGCACGGCGATGACGGCGGGCTCGATCGATCTGGGTGCGGGCAACGACAGCCTCACGCTCGGCGACTTCGCCAACACCGTGACGATGACGAACATCGAAACCATCGTCGGCGGCACCACGACCGATACGGTCGTGCTCGGCGCGGCCTCGACGACCGCGACGATTGATCTCGGGGCCGGCAACGACCGCCTCGTGCTCGGCGGCACTGCGGTCAACACGGTCACGGTCACGAACGTCGAAACCCTGGTCGGCAGCACGAATGCCGACACGGTCACGCTCGACGCGGCGATCACGGCCGGTACGGTCGATCTCGGGGCCGGCAACGACCGCCTGATTCTGTCGGGCACGGCCGCCAACACGGTCACGGTTTCGAACATCGAAACTTTGGTCGGCAGCACCAACGACGATACGGTCACCTTCGGCGGCGCCATCACGGCCGGTACGGTCGATCTGGGCGACGGCAACGACCGTCTCGTGTTCGGCAACACCGCCAACACGGCGACGGTGCTGAACGTCGAAACCATCGTCGCCGGCTCGCTCGCCGACACGATCACCTTGGGCACGCAAGTCACCTCCGGCACGGTCGATCTGAGTGCGGGCAACGACCGCCTGATCCTCGGCAACTTCGAAAACACGCTGACGGTCGCCAACGTCGAAACGCTCGTCGGCGGCACCACGGCCGACACTGTCACGCTCGGCACGGCGATCACGGTCGGCACGCTCGATCTCGCCGCCGGCGACGACAGCCTCACGCTCGGCAACTTCGCCAACACCGTCACCCTCACCAACGTTGAAACCGTCGTCGGCGGCACCACCTCGGATACGGTCACGCTGTCGGCCGGCACCACGGCCGGCACGGTCGATCTGGGCGCGGGCAACGACCGCCTCGCCCTCGCGGGCGGTGCGAATACGGTCACGGTTTCGAACGTCGAAACGCTGGTCGGCGGCACGGGTACGGACACGGTCACGCTGGGCGCGCAGATCACAGCAGGCACCATCGATCTGGGTGCGGGCAACGACCGCCTGATCCTCGACACGACGGCGAACACGCTCACGGTCGTGAACGTCGAAACGCTCGTCGCCAACTCGGACAACGACACGGTCACCTTCGGCTCGGCGGTCACGACTGGGTCGATCGACCTGCTCGACGGCAACGACCAGCTGATCCTGGGCGGCTTTGCCAACACGGTTACGGTGTCGAACGCCGAAACGCTGCTCGGCGGCACGGCAGCCGACACGGTCACGCTCGGCGCTCAAGTTACGGCCGGCACGGTCGATCTGCGCGCTGGCACCGACCGCCTGATCCTCGGCAATTTCGAAAACACGCTCACGGTCGCCAACATCGAAACCATCGTCGGCGGCACGACGGCCGATACGGTCACGCTCGGCGCGGCGATGACGGCGGGCTCGATCGATCTGGGTGCGGGCAACGACAGCCTGTCGCTCGGTACCTTCGCCAACACGCTGACGGTCACGAACGTCGAAACCGTCGTCGGCGGCGCGGGCAACAACACGGTCACGCTGGGCGCGGGCACCACTTCGGCCAGCATCGATCTCGGGGCCGGCAACGACCGCCTCGTCCTCACGGGTACCGCCGCCAACACGGTCACGGTCACGAATGTCGAAACGATCATCGGCAGTGCGGCGACCGATACGGTCACGCTCGACGCGTCGGTTACGGCCGGCACGGTCGATCTCGGGGCTGGAGCCGACCGCCTGGTTCTCGGCGGCACGGCCGCCAACACGCTGACGGTCACGAACGTCGAAACGCTGGTCGGCAGCACCAACGACGACACGATCACGCTCAGCACGGCGATCACGTCCGGCAGCATGGATCTGGGCGACGGCAACGACCAGCTCACGCTCGGCAACTTCGCCAACACGCTGACCATCGTGAACATCGAAACGTTGGTCGCCGGCACGCTCAACGACACGATCACGCTGGGCAGCCAGATCACGACCGGCACCATCGATCTGCGCGCTGGTGCGGACCGCCTGATCCTCGGCAACTTCGAGAACACGCTGACGGTCGCCAACGTCGAAACCCTGGTCGGCGGTACCACGTCGGACACGGTCACGCTCGGTACGGCCGTGACGGCGGGCTCGATCGATTTGGGTGCTGGCAACGATAGCCTCACGCTCGGCAACTTCGTCAACACGGTCACGATCACGAACGTCGAAACCTTCGTCGGCGGCACCACCTCGGATACGATCACGCTGTCGTCGGGCACCACGGCCGGAACGGTCGATCTCGGGGCCGGCAACGACCGCCTGGTCCTCGCGGGCGGTGCCAACACGGTCACGGCTTCGAACGTCGAAACGCTGATCGGCGGCACGGGTACGGACACGGTCACGCTGGGCGCGCAGATCACGGCAGGCACCATCGATCTCGGGGCCGGCAACGACCGCCTGATCCTCGACACCACCGCGAACACGCTTACGGTCGTGAACGTCGAAACGCTCGTCGCCAACTCGGACAACGACACGGTCACCTTCGGCTCGGCAGTCACGACTGGGTCGATCGACCTGCTCGACGGCAACGACCAGCTGATCCTGGGCGGCTTCGCCAACACGGTCTCGGTCGCCAACGTCGAAACGGTCACCGGCGGTTCGCTTGCCGACACGGTCACCCTCGCCGCCCAAACAACGGCCGGTACGGTCGATCTGCGGGCCGGTTCGGACCGTCTGATCCTCGGCAACTTCGAAAACACGCTCACGATCGCCAACGTCGAAACCATCGTCGGCGGCACCACGGCCGACACGGTCACGCTCGGTGCGGCCATGACGGCGGGTTCGATCGATCTGGGTGCGGGCAACGACAGCCTGTCGCTCGGCACCTTCGCCAACACGCTGACGGTCACGAACGTCGAAACCGTCGTCGGCGGTGCGGGCAACAACACGATCACGCTGGGTGCGGGCACCACGACGGGCACGTTCGATCTCGGGGCCGGCAACGACCGCCTTGTCCTCACGGGCACGGCCGGCAACACGGTCACGGTCACGAACGTCGAAACGATCATCGGCAGCGCCGCCGCCGACACGGTCACGCTCGACGCCTCGATCACGGCCGGCACGGTGGATCTGGGGGCCGGCACCGATCGCCTGATCCTCGGGGGCACTGCCGCCAACACGCTGACGATCACGAACGTCGAAACGCTGGTCGGCAGCACCAATGCCGATACGGTTACGGTCAGCACGGCAATCACGACCGGCAGCCTCGATCTGGGCGACGGCAACGACCAACTCACGCTCGGCAACTTTGCCAACACGGTCACGATCGCCAACGTCGAAACCCTGGTCGCAGGCACGGCCAACGACACGATCACGCTCGGCACGGAAATCACCACGGGCACCATCGATCTGCGGGCCGGCAACGACCGCCTGATCCTCGGCAACTTCGAGAACACGCTGACGGTCGCCAACGTCGAAACCCTAGTCGGCGGCACCACTTCGGACACGGTCACGCTCGGTACGGCCGTGACGTCGGGTTCGATCGATCTCGGGGCCGGCAACGACGGCCTCACGCTCGGCAACTTCGTCAACACGACCACCGTTACCAACGTTGAAACCCTGACCGGCGGCACCACCTCGGATACGGTCACGCTCTCGGCCAACACGACGGCGGGTACCATCGATCTCGGGGCCGGCAACGACCGCCTGGCTCTGGCGGGCGGTGCCAACACGGTCACGGTGTCGAACGTCGAAACGCTGGTCGGCGGTACGGGCACCGACACGGTCACGCTGGGCGCGCAGATCACGGCCGGTACCATCGATCTCGGGGCCGGCAACGACCGCCTGATCCTCGACACGACGGCCAACACCGTGACGGTGCTCAACGTCGAAACGCTCGTGGCCAACACCGACAACGACACGATCACGTTCGGCACGGCCGTTACGACCGGCTCGATCGACCTGCTGGACGGCAACGACCAGCTGATCCTCGGCGGCTTCGCGAACACGGTCACGGTCTCGAACGTCGAAACGCTGCTCGGCGGCACGGTTGCCGACACGATCACGCTCGGCGCCCAGCTCACGGCGGGCACGGTCGATCTTCGCGCCGGTGCGGACCGCCTGATCCTCGGCAACTTCGAGAACACGCTGACGGTCGCCAACGTCGAAACGCTGGTCGGCGGCACCACACTCGACACGGTCACGCTCGCAACTGCGATCACGGCGGGTTCGCTCGATCTCGGGGCCGGCAACGACAGCCTCACGCTCGGCAACTTCGCCAACACGGTGACGATGACCAACATCGAAACCATCGTTGGCGGGACGACCTCGGATACGGTCACGCTGGGTGCGGCTTCGACGACGGCGACGATCGATCTGGGTGCAGGCAACGACCGCCTCGTGCTCGGCGGTACAGCCGTCAACACGGTCACGATCTCGAACGTCGAAACGCTGGTCGGCAGCTCGAACGCCGATACGGTCACGCTTGACGCGCTCGTCACCTCGGGCACCTTCGATCTCGGGGCCGGCAGCGACCGTCTCATCCTGACCGGTACGGCGGCCAACACGCTGACGATCTCGAACATCGAGACCGTGGTCGGCAGCACCAACGACGATACGGTGACGTTGGCTGTGTCCTACACCTCCGGCAACATCGATCTCGGCGACGGCAACGACCGCCTGGCACTCGGCAACT
Above is a genomic segment from Magnetospirillum sp. containing:
- a CDS encoding tetratricopeptide repeat protein; translation: MPHADAATAKTLAAALDKHRAGDLAAARTLYDEVLAANPNDFDALHLKGALLRRLGDAAAAVASIEKAIAAIPARALDAQLNLANALFDAGRHADSIRHYDNALAATPDDAGAWTRRGDAQQLLGDNAGCVESYKRALALAANAPATWYNLGLALRKLERPAESLEAVERAIALRPAYGDALKLAGNALTTLGRMREAGERFAAALALKPDDAELESGLAHALHMQGQHEEARGHYDRAIALRPGFTEAYFNRAVLSLETLDMAAGLADFENAIASDPNHSMAHRAASAVLLATGDFKRGWDEYEWRWRGSQPDDRNRDFGAPRWQGDFDLAGRRILLHAEQGFGDTIQFVRYVPMVAALGARIVLEVQPALKPLFAGMAHVETLIGWRDPLPPVDCHCPLMSLPHAFGTTLETIPAPISYLAAEPARVEAWRAYLGDKPGLRVGFACSGSTTHKNDANRSIPIDAFLGVASGTERFFCLQKDFRAADRAWLANRPDIAVLNDKLHHFADTAALIAALDLVLCVDTSVAHLAGALGKPVWVLVPYNADWRWLQKRSDSPWYPSMRLFRQRRTGDWRDALAEVADALRKGPTP
- a CDS encoding tetratricopeptide repeat protein; this encodes MTGTAKALVRRMADVRYATRFFVGAGIDIGAGSDPLSLYAEQFPLMTRLRVWDMPDGDAQKLATIPDDSLDFAHSSHCLEHMVDPMAALQRWFAVVKPGGHLVLLIPDEDLYEQGIWPSNKNTDHKWTFSLYKKRSWSAKSINVLALLTQLPPSAETVKLEKLDASYRYRLPPLDQTLTPIGECGIEIVLRKRPQIEVDAGGRLPKQGTLSRAEIHALTGLNVGPAPAPAPAPAATPAPAPAPAAPDIGDLLNRAVAAQQARNFPAAEALYREVLALSPDNFDATHLLGVLYRQRGDSALAVGQIRKALVLAPRSATAYGNLGNALRDVRRFDEALACYESVLALQPQNAEAHFQRGNILRDLGQHEAAAGAYSDSLALRPNNADTLNGLGNSHYSLERPLEAVEAYRAALGANPEFADAYSNCAVVLRVLGRHDEALAYYEKALALKPDFHEAETNRGVALCDLGRYAEAREGYARVLAAKPDDPLARMNSAMCALLLGDFAEGWPNYEWRWQAGNFPKPQLDVPQWMGEADLTGKRILLYAEQGLGDTIQFVRYAPLVAARGARVVVQAQAALKSLLQTLDGVESVLDQDEKLPPIDLQCPLMSLPLAFDTHLATIPAATPYLRADKKRVAAWLKKLGQKDRKRVGLVWSGNTAHKNDRNRSIPLAELAPLFAADVVFFSLQKEMRDEDAETAKKFPNFTHFGATLRDFADTAALVETMDIVVAVDTSVLHLAGALGKPTLALVAFNPDWRWLLDRNDSPWYPNTELVRQNARGDWSDALKRIYNRLTKLG
- a CDS encoding calcium-binding protein, with translation MPVTLGAAGGTYTFVSADTVTGGAGDDTLVFSDALTTGLITLAAGNDQLTLGAAGTVGNTVTVTNVETIVGSTLADSVTLGAALAAGSIDLGNGNDRLVLGGSTTNTLTINNVETLVGSAGADTVTFENSVNGATVDLAAGSDRLILGGTAANTLTISNVETLVGSTNGDTVTLNSAATTGAIDLDDGNDRLVLANVANTVTVTNVETLVAGTVADTITLGSQITSGTIDLNAGNDRLILGNFENTLTVVNVETLVGGTTADTVTLGTAITVGTLDLAAGDDSLTLGNFANTVTLTNIETVVGGTTSDTVTLSSGTTAGTVDLGAGNDRLVLAGGANTVTVSNVETLVGGTGTDTVTLGAQITAGTIDLGAGNDRLILDTTANTLTVVNVETLVANSDNDTVTFGSAITTGSVDLLDGNDQLILGNFANTVTVSNAETLLGGTASDTVTLGSQLTAGTVDLRAGTDRLILGNFENTLTVANVETIVGGTTLDTVTIGTAMTAGSIDLGAGNDSLTLGDFANTVTMTNIETIVGGTTTDTVVLGAASTTATIDLGAGNDRLVLGGTAVNTVTVTNVETLVGSTNADTVTLDAAITAGTVDLGAGNDRLILSGTAANTVTVSNIETLVGSTNDDTVTFGGAITAGTVDLGDGNDRLVFGNTANTATVLNVETIVAGSLADTITLGTQVTSGTVDLSAGNDRLILGNFENTLTVANVETLVGGTTADTVTLGTAITVGTLDLAAGDDSLTLGNFANTVTLTNVETVVGGTTSDTVTLSAGTTAGTVDLGAGNDRLALAGGANTVTVSNVETLVGGTGTDTVTLGAQITAGTIDLGAGNDRLILDTTANTLTVVNVETLVANSDNDTVTFGSAVTTGSIDLLDGNDQLILGGFANTVTVSNAETLLGGTAADTVTLGAQVTAGTVDLRAGTDRLILGNFENTLTVANIETIVGGTTADTVTLGAAMTAGSIDLGAGNDSLSLGTFANTLTVTNVETVVGGAGNNTVTLGAGTTSASIDLGAGNDRLVLTGTAANTVTVTNVETIIGSAATDTVTLDASVTAGTVDLGAGADRLVLGGTAANTLTVTNVETLVGSTNDDTITLSTAITSGSMDLGDGNDQLTLGNFANTLTIVNIETLVAGTLNDTITLGSQITTGTIDLRAGADRLILGNFENTLTVANVETLVGGTTSDTVTLGTAVTAGSIDLGAGNDSLTLGNFVNTVTITNVETFVGGTTSDTITLSSGTTAGTVDLGAGNDRLVLAGGANTVTASNVETLIGGTGTDTVTLGAQITAGTIDLGAGNDRLILDTTANTLTVVNVETLVANSDNDTVTFGSAVTTGSIDLLDGNDQLILGGFANTVSVANVETVTGGSLADTVTLAAQTTAGTVDLRAGSDRLILGNFENTLTIANVETIVGGTTADTVTLGAAMTAGSIDLGAGNDSLSLGTFANTLTVTNVETVVGGAGNNTITLGAGTTTGTFDLGAGNDRLVLTGTAGNTVTVTNVETIIGSAAADTVTLDASITAGTVDLGAGTDRLILGGTAANTLTITNVETLVGSTNADTVTVSTAITTGSLDLGDGNDQLTLGNFANTVTIANVETLVAGTANDTITLGTEITTGTIDLRAGNDRLILGNFENTLTVANVETLVGGTTSDTVTLGTAVTSGSIDLGAGNDGLTLGNFVNTTTVTNVETLTGGTTSDTVTLSANTTAGTIDLGAGNDRLALAGGANTVTVSNVETLVGGTGTDTVTLGAQITAGTIDLGAGNDRLILDTTANTVTVLNVETLVANTDNDTITFGTAVTTGSIDLLDGNDQLILGGFANTVTVSNVETLLGGTVADTITLGAQLTAGTVDLRAGADRLILGNFENTLTVANVETLVGGTTLDTVTLATAITAGSLDLGAGNDSLTLGNFANTVTMTNIETIVGGTTSDTVTLGAASTTATIDLGAGNDRLVLGGTAVNTVTISNVETLVGSSNADTVTLDALVTSGTFDLGAGSDRLILTGTAANTLTISNIETVVGSTNDDTVTLAVSYTSGNIDLGDGNDRLALGNFANTLTISNVETLVAGTLADTITLGTEITTGTIDLLAGADRLILGNFENTLTVANVETLIGGTTSDTVTLGAAITAGSIDLGAGNDSLTLGNFVNTVTLTNVETFVGGTTSDTITLASGYTSGTIDLGAGNDRLVLAGGSNTVTVSNAETLVGGTGADTVTLGSQLTAGTIDLGAGSDRLTLSDSANTLTVVNIETLVGGTDTDTVTLGNAFTTGSVDLGDGNDRLFLGNFANTITIVNVETITGGTGNDNITVTGAAARLDGGAGNDTLTGGAGNDTIFGGAGNDSISGGAGNDTFVLSAGTDSVNGFTAGADKIDIRGFFSFADITDVQAASTYGANTTINLGSGNTVTLIGVSTITSGMASDFVFYT